In Prochlorococcus marinus XMU1404, the following proteins share a genomic window:
- a CDS encoding glucokinase, with protein MNFLACDLGGTKVLLGIFRKDINDDSPKLVFKKKYLSSEWDSFESILENFLKNECKNITHPSSACFAVAGPLSNNKAKIMNLSWDISEKALQNKFNFQSCELINDFAVQIYGIPFLKKNQYSTIQNGTNSKVANNDLHAIVGAGTGLGIARGIILGSDIKVLASEGGHVEYSPKSKLEWELKNWLKNYLKVERISCERIVSGTGLSRIAEWRLSKPDAQNHPLQKYLKEIKISDNARKELPEKICDLSNGGDQLMIEVERIWLDAYASLLGDVALQELCFGGLWISGGTAPKHFKNFKSDLFMKQFFDKGRLKDILKTIPLRVILDEEFGLFSAACRAKMLLRTK; from the coding sequence ATGAATTTTCTAGCTTGTGATTTAGGAGGTACCAAGGTTCTTTTAGGAATATTTAGAAAAGATATAAATGATGATTCGCCCAAGTTAGTATTCAAAAAGAAATATTTATCTTCTGAGTGGGATTCCTTTGAATCAATCTTAGAAAATTTTCTAAAAAATGAATGTAAAAATATTACCCATCCCTCTTCTGCATGTTTTGCAGTCGCTGGTCCTTTGTCTAATAACAAAGCAAAAATCATGAATTTGTCATGGGATATTTCCGAAAAAGCATTACAGAACAAATTTAATTTTCAAAGCTGTGAGCTAATAAATGATTTCGCAGTGCAAATTTATGGAATACCTTTCTTAAAAAAAAATCAATATTCCACTATTCAAAATGGAACAAATTCTAAAGTTGCTAATAATGATTTGCATGCCATTGTTGGCGCGGGGACTGGTTTGGGCATTGCAAGAGGCATAATACTAGGAAGTGATATAAAAGTTTTAGCTAGCGAAGGTGGTCATGTTGAATACTCGCCAAAGTCAAAATTAGAATGGGAATTGAAGAACTGGCTTAAAAATTACCTAAAAGTCGAAAGGATATCTTGTGAAAGAATTGTTAGTGGTACTGGTTTATCAAGAATTGCCGAATGGAGACTAAGCAAACCTGATGCCCAAAACCATCCTCTACAAAAATATTTAAAAGAAATTAAAATTTCTGATAATGCGAGAAAAGAACTACCTGAAAAAATTTGCGATCTTTCAAACGGAGGGGATCAGCTAATGATTGAAGTAGAGCGAATATGGTTGGATGCTTATGCCTCTTTATTGGGAGATGTCGCACTTCAAGAATTATGCTTTGGAGGATTATGGATTTCTGGAGGAACAGCTCCAAAACATTTCAAAAATTTTAAATCAGATTTATTTATGAAACAATTTTTTGATAAAGGAAGATTAAAAGATATTCTTAAAACAATACCTCTGAGAGTAATTTTAGATGAAGAATTTGGACTATTTAGTGCAGCTTGCAGAGCAAAAATGCTTTTAAGAACTAAGTAA
- the thrS gene encoding threonine--tRNA ligase, giving the protein MPIITLPDGSKKVFEKSVTILEIAQSIGAGLAKATIAGKVNDVLLDATIPINRDSKVVIITSKDKEGIEIIRHSFAHLIGHAVKQIYSDIKMAIGPVIEDGFYYDIFSEYRFTPEDLIKIENRINKLIKTNYDVEILQVSKEEAIKTFKERDETFKLRIIEEIPEESLINLYKHEEYIDMCRGPHVPNTRHLRHFKLLKLSGSYWRGNSENESLQRIYGTAWAKEKELNDYLTRIEEAEKRDHRKLGKKHSLFHIQEESPGMIFWHPNGWTIYQVLEKYIREILKKNDYLEIKTPQAVDKSLWEKSGHWEKFRDDMFTTASENRTYAIKPMNCPCHIQVFNQGLKSYKDLPIRLAEFGSCHRNEPSGALHGLMRVRNFTQDDAHIFCTEEQIQEEVSTFIDLVFEVYKTFGFDEIIIKLSTRPKKRVGSEEIWDKSEEALTKALDNKNLRWELQPGEGAFYGPKIEFSLKDCLNRVWQCGTIQVDFSMPIRLDATYVDIDNEKRNPVMLHRAILGSFERFIGILIEQYEAKFPIWIAPYQIILLSITDRNIEKCLKFNELINNNGYRSKVDIRNEKIGYKIREATLGRVPLIAVIGDKEEEINSVAVRALDGTNLGIFDLPNLYKLMDELIEKKGRTE; this is encoded by the coding sequence ATGCCAATAATTACCTTACCTGATGGTTCAAAAAAGGTTTTCGAAAAATCTGTAACTATTTTAGAAATTGCACAGAGTATAGGCGCTGGATTAGCTAAAGCTACAATTGCTGGGAAAGTAAATGATGTTCTTCTTGATGCAACTATTCCAATAAATAGAGATTCCAAAGTTGTAATCATCACATCAAAAGATAAAGAAGGAATTGAAATAATAAGACATTCCTTTGCTCACCTTATTGGTCATGCAGTTAAACAAATTTACTCTGATATTAAAATGGCAATTGGGCCTGTAATTGAAGATGGTTTTTATTACGATATTTTTTCTGAATACAGATTTACCCCTGAAGATTTAATAAAAATCGAAAATAGAATTAATAAATTAATAAAAACAAACTATGACGTTGAAATTTTACAAGTTTCTAAAGAAGAAGCAATTAAAACTTTTAAAGAAAGAGATGAGACTTTTAAATTACGAATAATTGAAGAAATTCCTGAAGAAAGCCTCATCAATTTATACAAGCACGAAGAATATATCGACATGTGTAGAGGGCCTCACGTACCCAATACTAGACATTTGAGACACTTTAAATTACTTAAATTATCAGGTTCATACTGGAGAGGGAATAGTGAGAATGAATCATTACAGAGAATATATGGAACTGCATGGGCAAAAGAAAAAGAACTCAATGACTACTTAACAAGAATTGAAGAAGCGGAAAAAAGGGATCATAGAAAACTTGGCAAAAAACATTCACTATTTCATATACAAGAAGAATCTCCAGGAATGATTTTTTGGCATCCAAATGGATGGACAATCTACCAGGTGCTGGAAAAGTACATAAGAGAAATACTCAAAAAAAATGATTATTTAGAAATTAAAACCCCACAAGCTGTTGATAAATCACTTTGGGAAAAATCCGGTCATTGGGAAAAATTTAGAGACGATATGTTCACTACTGCATCAGAAAATCGAACTTATGCAATTAAACCAATGAATTGTCCATGCCATATTCAAGTATTTAATCAAGGTTTAAAAAGTTATAAGGATTTACCTATTCGTCTTGCTGAATTTGGTTCTTGTCACAGAAATGAGCCCTCTGGTGCACTACACGGCTTAATGAGAGTAAGAAACTTTACTCAAGATGATGCGCACATATTCTGCACAGAAGAACAAATTCAAGAAGAGGTGTCAACTTTTATAGATCTTGTTTTCGAGGTTTACAAAACTTTTGGTTTTGATGAAATCATCATTAAATTATCAACTCGTCCTAAAAAAAGGGTAGGTAGTGAAGAGATTTGGGATAAATCAGAGGAAGCTCTTACCAAAGCTCTAGATAATAAGAACCTAAGATGGGAACTCCAACCTGGTGAAGGTGCTTTTTATGGTCCTAAAATAGAATTCTCATTAAAAGATTGTCTTAATAGAGTCTGGCAATGCGGGACTATTCAGGTTGATTTCTCAATGCCTATTAGATTGGATGCAACTTATGTAGACATTGATAATGAAAAAAGAAATCCAGTTATGCTTCATAGAGCAATTTTAGGATCCTTTGAAAGATTTATCGGAATTTTAATTGAACAATATGAGGCAAAATTCCCAATTTGGATTGCGCCTTATCAAATAATTTTATTGAGCATTACTGATAGAAATATTGAAAAGTGTTTAAAGTTTAATGAATTAATAAATAATAATGGTTACCGATCAAAAGTTGATATTAGGAATGAAAAAATAGGATATAAGATAAGGGAGGCAACTCTTGGGAGAGTTCCCTTAATTGCAGTTATTGGAGATAAAGAAGAGGAAATCAATTCAGTCGCCGTAAGAGCTTTAGATGGAACAAATTTAGGAATTTTCGATTTACCTAATTTATACAAATTAATGGATGAATTAATAGAAAAAAAAGGTAGAACAGAATAA
- the trpS gene encoding tryptophan--tRNA ligase, translating into MANKKRILSGVQPTGDLHIGNWLGAINNWVTLQDKYETFLCVVDLHAITASYDPKELSKNTISTAALYLACGIDPKICSIFVQSQISAHSELCWILNCMTPINWMERMIQFKEKSTQQGNNVSIGLFDYPILMAADILLYDADFVPVGEDQKQHLELARDIAQQRINARFSKDKNILKIPQPIIMKNGSKIMSLIDGSKKMSKSDPNEGSRINLLDAPEIITKKIKRAKSDSSIGIEFNNPERPESKNLLMIYSILSGKEISQCENHFSETGWGTFKKLITEQLIESLEPIQKKYKLLINDPYQLNKILDEGKEKAEDLANQTLKRVKSKLGFFEMEK; encoded by the coding sequence ATGGCAAATAAAAAAAGAATTCTTTCGGGAGTTCAACCAACTGGTGATTTACATATTGGTAATTGGCTTGGGGCCATAAATAATTGGGTTACGCTTCAAGATAAATATGAAACATTTCTTTGTGTAGTTGATTTGCACGCAATCACAGCTTCATATGACCCCAAAGAATTATCTAAAAACACTATTTCTACTGCGGCTTTGTACTTAGCTTGTGGGATAGATCCCAAAATATGCTCAATTTTTGTCCAAAGTCAGATTTCTGCACATTCAGAACTTTGTTGGATATTAAATTGCATGACCCCAATAAATTGGATGGAAAGAATGATTCAATTTAAAGAAAAATCGACACAACAGGGAAATAATGTATCCATTGGATTATTTGACTATCCGATCCTAATGGCTGCAGACATTCTTTTATATGACGCAGACTTTGTACCAGTAGGTGAGGATCAAAAACAACATCTTGAACTTGCCCGAGATATTGCACAACAGAGAATTAATGCCAGATTTAGTAAGGATAAAAATATTTTAAAAATCCCTCAACCAATAATCATGAAGAATGGATCAAAAATAATGAGTTTAATTGATGGTTCAAAAAAGATGAGCAAAAGTGATCCTAATGAGGGGAGTCGTATTAACTTATTAGATGCTCCTGAAATAATTACAAAAAAAATAAAAAGAGCAAAAAGTGACAGTTCTATTGGAATTGAATTTAACAATCCTGAGAGACCAGAATCTAAAAATCTTTTGATGATTTATTCAATATTATCTGGCAAAGAAATTTCTCAATGTGAAAATCATTTCTCAGAGACTGGATGGGGGACATTTAAAAAATTAATTACAGAACAACTTATTGAATCTCTGGAACCTATTCAGAAAAAGTATAAATTATTAATTAATGATCCCTATCAATTAAATAAAATCCTTGATGAAGGGAAGGAAAAAGCTGAAGATTTAGCAAATCAGACTTTAAAAAGAGTTAAATCAAAATTAGGTTTCTTCGAAATGGAGAAATAA
- a CDS encoding DUF697 domain-containing protein gives MLDISKDNLLKDFIRSPKKNLLIILLLLGFGEWFVSDLINFAGGSIGFFALCLGGYFYLKNDKPKFNEPNNLDGWINLCNEDLNFFEELEATNELEKQNSKRQKMLESILNRCEKEKISCIGQKDYQSCQSVLKSHFKADKFDFDLYKKLPKYNSSQVIPEGALKSDAILYFINLPLSANDFLWLKKFPKNMPIWLVALTSNEIEAKNQIEDLKSQISSDFINKIITFDVNKNEIINIPFSLRKFFMSSSKNIENTKKRLLKELHIALQSEIEGIRRMQLKGIQRKNQILVATSVFLSPIPSIDVMAMTVLNSLMIKEIKSIWGCNWSPEILDKVSKEILKTAIAQGVIEWSGQTLIGITKLHGPNWLVSGTFQAVSAAYLTRVVSSSLADFMAITKGVEEPDLDFIKKNSEKIVEKAFEKEKINWQGFISDLRKPLMKLSFSS, from the coding sequence GTGCTTGATATTAGTAAAGACAACCTTTTAAAAGATTTCATAAGGTCCCCCAAAAAAAATCTTCTTATTATTTTATTATTGTTAGGTTTTGGGGAATGGTTTGTCAGTGACTTAATTAATTTTGCAGGAGGCTCAATAGGATTTTTTGCGTTGTGTTTGGGGGGATATTTTTACTTGAAAAATGATAAGCCTAAATTTAATGAGCCAAATAATTTAGATGGTTGGATAAATCTATGTAATGAAGATTTAAATTTTTTTGAAGAACTTGAAGCAACAAATGAATTAGAAAAACAGAATTCAAAAAGACAAAAAATGCTTGAATCGATTCTTAATAGATGCGAAAAAGAAAAAATAAGTTGCATTGGACAAAAAGATTATCAGAGTTGTCAGTCTGTTTTAAAAAGTCATTTTAAAGCAGATAAGTTTGACTTTGATTTATATAAAAAACTGCCTAAATACAATTCTTCTCAAGTTATTCCAGAAGGAGCTTTGAAGAGTGATGCAATTTTGTATTTTATAAACTTGCCTTTGTCGGCAAATGATTTTTTGTGGCTGAAAAAGTTTCCTAAAAATATGCCAATCTGGTTGGTGGCTTTAACTTCCAACGAAATAGAAGCCAAAAATCAGATAGAAGACCTAAAGTCTCAAATTTCAAGTGACTTTATAAATAAAATTATTACTTTTGATGTGAATAAGAATGAAATAATAAATATACCTTTTTCGTTAAGGAAGTTTTTCATGAGTTCATCTAAAAATATTGAAAATACAAAAAAAAGGCTATTGAAAGAACTTCATATTGCCTTGCAATCTGAAATTGAAGGAATAAGAAGAATGCAATTAAAAGGTATACAAAGAAAAAATCAAATTCTTGTCGCGACATCTGTTTTCTTATCTCCTATCCCATCAATTGATGTTATGGCAATGACAGTACTAAATTCATTAATGATTAAAGAAATTAAGTCTATATGGGGATGTAATTGGTCTCCTGAAATTTTAGATAAAGTATCTAAAGAGATTTTAAAGACTGCGATTGCTCAGGGAGTTATTGAATGGAGTGGGCAGACTCTAATTGGCATAACAAAATTACATGGACCAAATTGGCTTGTTTCTGGAACATTTCAGGCTGTCAGTGCTGCTTATTTAACAAGAGTTGTATCAAGCTCTTTGGCTGATTTTATGGCAATAACAAAAGGAGTAGAAGAACCTGATTTGGACTTTATAAAGAAAAATTCTGAGAAAATTGTTGAAAAAGCTTTTGAAAAAGAAAAAATAAATTGGCAAGGATTTATTTCCGATCTTAGAAAACCACTTATGAAACTATCTTTTAGTTCATAA